A stretch of Paenibacillus peoriae DNA encodes these proteins:
- a CDS encoding FecCD family ABC transporter permease produces MQSKDSMDKHTAQTERAVPEVVITARPVLRADRIRQALLFTASAVLLGLAIFAAISLGAKDLTVSTVWSAVFHYDRSLMTHQIIHELRLPRVLGAAVIGAALAVAGSLIQGITRNPLGDTGVLGINAGAMFVVAVSFAFFPDLPYGTLIVLSFLGALMSTLLVFGLGASAPGGLTPMRLTVSGAVTAALLGSMTSGIAIYFDLSQDLAFWYAGGVAGIKWSQLEILAPILLIVIAWSMGLARSISLISMGDEVALNLGLNLRRIRLLGLLTVVVLAGLSVSAAGAIGFVGLVIPHIARKLIGVDYRQIVPLSALLGAVLLVLADLGARMANPPEELAIGIMVSFIGVPFFLFLARKERRDL; encoded by the coding sequence ATGCAGTCTAAAGACAGCATGGACAAACATACAGCCCAGACAGAGAGGGCAGTTCCTGAAGTAGTCATAACAGCACGTCCAGTACTTCGAGCGGATAGGATTCGGCAGGCGTTGTTGTTCACAGCTTCGGCTGTATTGTTGGGTTTGGCCATATTCGCCGCCATTTCTCTCGGAGCCAAGGACTTGACCGTAAGCACCGTGTGGTCGGCAGTATTTCACTATGATCGTTCGCTGATGACACATCAGATCATTCATGAGTTGAGATTGCCGCGTGTACTCGGTGCAGCTGTTATTGGAGCTGCGCTTGCGGTTGCAGGTTCTCTGATTCAGGGCATTACGCGCAACCCGCTGGGAGATACAGGTGTGCTGGGCATTAACGCAGGAGCGATGTTTGTAGTTGCAGTGAGTTTTGCCTTTTTTCCCGATCTTCCTTATGGGACGTTAATAGTATTGTCGTTCCTGGGGGCGCTGATGAGTACCTTACTGGTATTTGGTCTGGGAGCATCTGCGCCTGGTGGATTGACACCTATGAGACTGACGGTGTCTGGAGCTGTGACGGCTGCCCTGTTAGGTTCCATGACTTCGGGGATTGCGATTTATTTTGATTTAAGTCAGGATTTAGCCTTCTGGTATGCGGGTGGTGTAGCCGGGATCAAATGGTCGCAGCTTGAGATTCTTGCACCGATTTTGCTTATTGTGATCGCCTGGTCTATGGGGCTGGCACGTTCTATTTCGCTGATTTCGATGGGCGATGAGGTGGCGTTAAATCTTGGGTTGAATCTCAGACGTATTCGGCTTTTGGGTCTGCTGACCGTAGTGGTACTGGCCGGACTCTCTGTATCGGCTGCTGGAGCCATCGGCTTTGTAGGTTTGGTTATCCCACATATCGCTCGCAAGCTAATCGGTGTGGATTATCGCCAGATCGTGCCGCTGTCTGCGTTATTGGGAGCCGTGTTACTGGTGCTGGCAGATTTGGGAGCGAGAATGGCAAATCCGCCAGAGGAGCTAGCTATTGGAATTATGGTGTCTTTTATCGGAGTACCCTTTTTCCTCTTTCTCGCCCGTAAGGAAAGGAGGGATTTATAG
- a CDS encoding FecCD family ABC transporter permease: protein MSRSLGIGDTRTKKAWLVCLVLAGISFAVLVLGLNTGTIRIPPLRVLDTLFGGGSGRDHIVLFEYRLPRIAVTVLAGAGLGAAGAVMQGLSRNGLADPGVLGLHAGAALGLVMFVSFFRDLDGSAAVLIPLFTFAGGVIAAVLIVLLSYSRNRGIVPVRLILSGIGVASGLSAITLYWSLRLDEDTYAFTARWLAGSVWGRDWIHAAALLPWLVIVLPYVLSQTRSLNNLSLGDETAAGIGTSVKRQRLLLLGAAVALSSASVSMAGGIGFIGLIAPHLARRLVGPMYQHLLPVACLVGVVILVTADTIGRSVFQPNAIPAGVVVAVVGAPYFLFLLSRTK from the coding sequence GTGAGTCGCTCTTTAGGGATTGGGGACACAAGAACGAAAAAGGCTTGGCTCGTTTGTTTGGTATTGGCGGGAATCAGCTTTGCCGTCCTTGTTTTGGGTTTGAATACCGGAACGATTCGTATTCCACCGCTACGCGTGCTGGATACGTTGTTTGGCGGTGGCAGCGGACGTGATCATATCGTTCTGTTCGAGTATCGTCTGCCTCGTATTGCTGTAACGGTGCTGGCTGGAGCGGGACTAGGCGCAGCCGGGGCGGTCATGCAAGGCTTGTCGCGGAACGGACTTGCTGATCCGGGAGTGCTCGGTCTTCATGCAGGGGCTGCGTTGGGACTGGTAATGTTCGTTAGCTTTTTTCGCGACTTGGACGGTTCGGCCGCCGTCCTGATCCCCTTGTTTACCTTTGCAGGAGGTGTCATTGCGGCGGTGCTGATTGTTTTGTTGTCCTATAGCCGTAACAGAGGAATCGTGCCCGTGCGTCTGATTTTGTCCGGTATCGGTGTAGCCTCGGGCCTTAGCGCTATAACGCTGTATTGGTCCTTACGGCTGGATGAGGATACATACGCATTTACCGCACGTTGGTTGGCTGGCAGCGTTTGGGGCCGGGACTGGATACATGCAGCAGCTTTGCTGCCTTGGTTAGTCATTGTATTACCCTACGTTCTGTCGCAGACGCGCAGTCTGAATAACCTGTCGTTGGGCGACGAGACCGCGGCTGGAATCGGTACAAGTGTGAAGCGCCAGCGCCTATTACTGCTGGGCGCAGCCGTGGCTCTATCCAGTGCCAGCGTATCCATGGCCGGAGGCATTGGCTTTATCGGGCTCATTGCGCCTCATCTGGCTCGCCGCCTGGTTGGGCCGATGTACCAGCATTTGCTGCCAGTAGCCTGTTTGGTCGGGGTCGTCATTCTGGTCACCGCCGACACGATTGGGCGTTCGGTGTTTCAGCCGAATGCGATTCCCGCAGGTGTGGTGGTTGCTGTGGTAGGAGCTCCGTATTTTTTATTCCTGCTGTCCCGAACAAAATGA
- a CDS encoding ABC transporter substrate-binding protein, with product MRKHKFEGSGFKRSWVVTTLVVCMIMLSACGQAADKQTADTKAADSAQTTISADSRIASMSIHLTNNLLALGITPAGSVIGGDVKDFLPHVKDRLQSTRKLGVVTDPDMEAVLELQPDHIFLDKKYSGTDVAKFEKIAPTEVFDLDEGTWKDQLKKIAVMVKHEAQADAFLKDYDTQRERVKKLIHSKIGDGTVMAIRVTAKEVRVMGMKRPVGPLLYQDLGLKPAKGVEKIDKAYQVVSQEVLPDYDADAILVIISKGADAQKVYKQLEGNTVWQGLKAVKQGHVYMLDGQPWLDYSAMGHKMALDNAEQLFSK from the coding sequence ATGAGAAAACACAAATTTGAGGGTTCAGGTTTTAAACGTTCATGGGTAGTCACAACTCTTGTTGTATGCATGATCATGCTATCTGCTTGCGGACAAGCAGCCGACAAACAGACTGCCGATACGAAAGCGGCGGACAGTGCGCAGACAACCATTAGTGCGGATTCGCGTATTGCTTCGATGTCTATTCATTTGACGAACAACCTGCTGGCATTGGGTATTACTCCGGCTGGTTCGGTCATTGGCGGAGATGTGAAGGATTTTCTGCCGCATGTAAAAGATCGTCTTCAAAGTACCCGTAAGCTAGGTGTTGTCACTGATCCGGATATGGAAGCGGTACTGGAGCTTCAACCTGATCATATTTTCTTGGACAAAAAATATTCGGGAACCGATGTGGCCAAGTTTGAAAAAATTGCGCCGACCGAAGTTTTTGATCTGGATGAAGGCACATGGAAAGATCAATTGAAAAAAATAGCCGTTATGGTCAAACATGAAGCACAGGCAGACGCATTTCTAAAAGACTATGATACACAGAGGGAACGAGTCAAAAAGCTGATTCATTCAAAAATTGGGGACGGAACGGTTATGGCTATACGTGTGACGGCGAAAGAGGTTCGTGTTATGGGGATGAAGCGTCCGGTAGGACCGCTGTTATATCAGGATTTGGGCTTGAAGCCAGCCAAAGGTGTAGAAAAGATCGACAAGGCTTATCAGGTGGTTTCCCAAGAGGTTTTACCGGATTATGATGCCGATGCGATTCTTGTTATCATCAGTAAAGGCGCGGATGCCCAAAAGGTATACAAGCAGCTGGAAGGAAACACAGTATGGCAAGGTCTCAAAGCGGTGAAGCAAGGGCATGTCTACATGTTGGACGGACAGCCTTGGCTGGACTATTCCGCAATGGGACACAAAATGGCTCTGGATAATGCAGAACAACTATTTTCCAAATAA
- a CDS encoding alpha/beta hydrolase — translation MERQIGIRFEHEELAATIHYPNRTNEGERQRRVPLVVICHGFVGNRIGVDRLFVKTARELAEGGYFVLRFDFAGCGESTGEYGKQGLESMINQTRTVLDYAVNCADIDPTKVTLIGHSLGGAVALLTAVRDKRVQNLVLWSAVGYPFNDIVKITERSVYDESVKTGHADYLGYKFTPAYFESLAQFQPFQEAVKFNGDVLVIHGTSDDIIPVDYAFLFQKIFWMRPEGRCDKEIIFQGDHTFSSGKERQRLIDRTLEWLDEQENIQRDWQHWMI, via the coding sequence ATGGAACGGCAAATTGGAATTCGTTTTGAACATGAAGAGCTGGCCGCAACAATTCATTATCCAAACCGTACAAATGAGGGAGAGCGTCAGAGACGAGTTCCCCTCGTTGTTATATGTCACGGTTTTGTAGGCAATCGTATCGGCGTAGATCGATTATTCGTCAAGACTGCGCGTGAACTGGCCGAAGGGGGATATTTTGTCCTGCGCTTTGATTTTGCCGGTTGTGGGGAGAGCACAGGTGAATACGGCAAGCAGGGGCTCGAGTCCATGATTAATCAGACACGTACCGTATTGGATTACGCCGTCAATTGTGCGGACATTGACCCGACCAAGGTGACGCTGATCGGTCACAGTCTGGGGGGCGCGGTTGCTCTTCTCACAGCCGTACGGGACAAGAGAGTACAAAATCTGGTCCTTTGGTCAGCAGTGGGCTATCCGTTCAATGACATCGTCAAAATTACGGAGCGAAGCGTGTACGATGAGTCTGTTAAAACTGGTCATGCCGATTATTTGGGCTATAAGTTTACGCCTGCTTACTTTGAGTCGTTAGCTCAATTTCAGCCGTTCCAGGAGGCCGTTAAATTTAACGGGGATGTGCTCGTCATTCATGGAACCTCGGATGATATTATTCCTGTCGATTATGCATTTCTGTTTCAAAAGATATTCTGGATGCGTCCAGAGGGACGCTGTGATAAAGAGATTATTTTCCAGGGAGATCACACTTTCTCGTCAGGTAAAGAGCGGCAACGGCTCATTGATCGGACGCTTGAATGGCTGGATGAACAGGAAAATATTCAACGTGATTGGCAGCACTGGATGATCTGA
- a CDS encoding dioxygenase family protein, with amino-acid sequence MTLPSIFVAHGSPTLAVENNAYTSFLAKLGASLPRPKGIVIFSAHWDSPDQCIGADDQHAALHDFYGFPEEMYSIDYPAPGDPKLYEEIEHLFSQHNLFHQPVRNRGLDHGAWVVLRHIYPDADIPVVPLSIDSRRAPQEQYEIGRMLAPLREQGILIIGSGGLVHNLRTLKQTSEPADWAVQYDDWIAQQLQDWNLRHLFQYDKKAPYAKQAVPSYGIEHFSPLFYAMGAADQERSAHKLFQSYVLGSLSLNCWAFGQESDT; translated from the coding sequence ATGACATTACCCTCAATTTTTGTTGCGCATGGTTCACCGACACTGGCTGTAGAAAATAACGCATATACCAGCTTTCTTGCAAAGCTGGGCGCGAGCCTGCCCCGACCCAAAGGAATTGTCATTTTTTCCGCGCATTGGGATAGCCCCGATCAATGTATTGGCGCGGATGATCAGCATGCAGCGTTGCACGATTTCTATGGCTTTCCTGAAGAAATGTACTCAATCGATTACCCTGCACCAGGCGATCCAAAGCTGTATGAGGAGATAGAGCATCTGTTCAGTCAGCATAACTTGTTCCACCAGCCGGTTCGGAACCGGGGACTGGATCATGGAGCATGGGTGGTTTTGCGGCATATATATCCTGATGCGGACATACCGGTCGTACCGTTATCTATTGATTCTCGGCGCGCTCCTCAAGAGCAATACGAGATTGGACGGATGCTGGCGCCGTTGCGAGAACAAGGGATTTTGATTATCGGTAGCGGCGGATTGGTCCACAACTTGCGGACACTCAAGCAGACGAGTGAGCCAGCCGATTGGGCCGTTCAATATGATGACTGGATTGCACAGCAGCTTCAAGACTGGAATTTACGTCACTTATTCCAATATGACAAGAAGGCTCCATATGCCAAACAAGCGGTACCTTCTTATGGAATAGAGCATTTTTCACCTTTGTTTTATGCGATGGGGGCTGCGGATCAGGAGCGCTCCGCGCATAAGCTTTTTCAGTCGTATGTCCTTGGCTCGCTGAGTCTCAATTGTTGGGCTTTTGGTCAAGAAAGTGATACGTAA
- a CDS encoding DoxX family membrane protein — protein MFNSWLRENKVAMWLLTVVRVYLGYEWMTHGLEKLTGGFDAGGFISGAIAKTGGDHPAVQGWWGSFLEAFALPNVGLFNVLIPLGEFLVGVGLLLGTLTTLAALMAMVMNFSFLFSGTVSTNAIYLLFEIFLVVAGANAGRIGFDRWVLPFLRGLFGKNKDTFPADPSRKIA, from the coding sequence ATGTTTAATAGCTGGTTACGTGAGAACAAAGTCGCAATGTGGTTGCTGACTGTCGTACGGGTTTATCTAGGTTATGAATGGATGACTCACGGACTTGAAAAGCTGACAGGTGGATTCGATGCAGGCGGATTTATCTCGGGGGCCATTGCTAAAACAGGTGGAGACCATCCCGCTGTACAAGGCTGGTGGGGATCGTTCCTCGAAGCCTTTGCCCTGCCGAATGTAGGTTTGTTCAACGTCCTGATCCCGTTGGGTGAGTTCTTGGTCGGGGTTGGCCTGCTTCTCGGTACATTGACTACACTGGCTGCTTTGATGGCCATGGTTATGAACTTCTCGTTCCTGTTCTCGGGTACAGTAAGCACCAATGCAATCTACCTGCTGTTTGAAATCTTCCTCGTAGTTGCTGGCGCAAATGCCGGAAGAATTGGCTTTGACCGTTGGGTACTGCCCTTCCTGCGTGGACTGTTTGGTAAAAATAAAGATACCTTTCCAGCGGACCCTAGTCGAAAAATAGCTTAA
- a CDS encoding DUF3048 domain-containing protein — MSGPISQRNHWLRVMASALLCMTLMSCSAMSNTGDTEPVPQPTKHKTEKEALEPPKEQSTPAFTAPLTGLPVEQPVLERPLAVMINNAPAARPQAGLSQADMVYEVLAEGGITRLVAFFQSHGGDVKVGPVRSIRPYLIELGETYGALPIHAGGSTDAYAILQQQRKEHLDEISNGGAYFWRSKDRRPPHNLYTDVNRLRKGSDSKGYATHTDVPVYTYLKSGETPVMVDETATSLQIRFLLKSYRVSYTYDPADQQYKRFVNEKSHVDQNNNQQLSAANVIVMSTRHQTLDDVGRLSVELDGSGEAMVFQQGQLIQAEWQHTPGDAIRFMKNGVEIPLTPGTSYIHVVPADTPLKEHVTIEVN; from the coding sequence TTGTCCGGGCCCATTTCCCAACGAAATCATTGGTTGCGTGTAATGGCCTCAGCTCTGTTATGCATGACGCTGATGTCTTGTTCTGCTATGTCCAATACGGGAGATACTGAACCCGTTCCTCAACCGACCAAGCATAAAACAGAGAAGGAGGCGCTTGAACCGCCGAAGGAGCAGTCTACTCCGGCATTTACAGCTCCGCTTACCGGTCTTCCGGTGGAGCAGCCAGTTTTGGAGCGACCGCTCGCTGTCATGATTAACAATGCTCCAGCAGCACGTCCGCAGGCAGGACTTAGTCAGGCAGATATGGTATATGAAGTTCTTGCAGAAGGCGGAATTACCCGTCTGGTCGCTTTTTTCCAAAGTCATGGCGGAGATGTAAAGGTTGGTCCGGTCCGTAGCATTCGTCCGTATTTGATTGAGCTGGGCGAAACTTATGGTGCGTTGCCGATACACGCAGGGGGAAGCACAGATGCCTATGCGATTTTACAGCAGCAGCGGAAGGAACATTTAGATGAGATTTCAAATGGAGGGGCATACTTCTGGCGAAGCAAAGATCGTCGTCCTCCGCATAATCTATACACGGACGTGAATAGACTGCGCAAAGGAAGCGATAGTAAAGGGTATGCTACGCATACGGACGTTCCAGTATATACTTACCTTAAATCCGGCGAAACCCCAGTTATGGTGGACGAGACTGCAACATCTTTACAAATCCGGTTTTTGCTTAAAAGCTACCGGGTATCTTATACCTATGATCCAGCGGATCAACAATATAAGCGTTTTGTGAACGAAAAGTCACATGTGGATCAAAATAATAACCAACAGCTCTCAGCAGCCAATGTCATTGTGATGAGCACCAGACATCAAACGTTGGATGATGTAGGCAGATTAAGTGTTGAACTGGACGGTAGTGGAGAGGCCATGGTGTTTCAACAAGGACAGTTAATACAGGCTGAGTGGCAACATACGCCGGGTGATGCGATTCGTTTTATGAAGAATGGGGTTGAAATTCCGTTAACGCCAGGTACATCCTATATACATGTGGTGCCTGCAGATACACCACTAAAGGAACATGTAACCATAGAAGTGAATTAG
- a CDS encoding DUF47 domain-containing protein: MRLKKKDIFFETLENMADTIVQAADYFAQHTSNLQDVTLFTNEMKKYENKCDDYTHTIITELNKTFITPLERDDIMELTTTMDDVLDGLEATASRFYMYNITEPDEYIVQFADILRQSAYEIQKAVHLLSQKKLLAIREYTIRLNDLENQGDELLRICIKNLFATVTDPIELIKRKELYERLETTTDSCEDVANMLESIIMRNS; this comes from the coding sequence ATGAGATTGAAGAAAAAGGATATATTCTTCGAGACGTTGGAAAATATGGCAGATACGATCGTGCAAGCAGCCGATTATTTTGCCCAACATACTTCAAATCTTCAAGATGTGACTTTGTTTACAAATGAAATGAAGAAGTATGAAAATAAGTGTGATGATTACACACACACGATTATTACTGAACTGAACAAGACCTTCATTACGCCGTTGGAACGCGACGACATCATGGAACTGACAACAACCATGGATGATGTGTTGGACGGTCTTGAAGCGACGGCTTCCCGTTTTTATATGTACAACATTACGGAGCCGGACGAGTATATTGTGCAGTTCGCTGATATTCTGCGTCAATCAGCTTACGAAATTCAGAAAGCTGTACATCTGCTTTCACAGAAAAAATTGCTGGCCATTCGTGAATACACTATTCGTCTGAATGATTTGGAAAATCAGGGGGATGAATTGTTGCGTATTTGCATCAAAAACCTGTTTGCAACTGTAACTGACCCTATTGAACTGATTAAACGCAAAGAATTGTACGAACGCCTTGAAACGACAACGGATTCATGCGAGGATGTTGCAAATATGCTGGAATCCATCATTATGCGTAACTCGTAA
- a CDS encoding inorganic phosphate transporter → MDTSLLVLGIVIFLALAFDFINGFHDTANAIATSVSTRALTPRRAIIMAAVMNFLGAILFTGVAKTIGGSVADPTKLTNGIDIVIATLIAAIIWNLLTWWFGIPSSSSHALIGALAGAVYVGAGSEKLNWSGFIGIVEGLIFSPLIAFVVGYIVMMILKYIFAHRSPHTVNKGFRTMQVITAALQSFTHGTNDAQKAMGIITFALVSSGYQDHLEVPMWVKISAATAMALGTSIGGWKIIKTMGTKIFKIEPINGFAADISGASVIFTATLLHLPVSTTHAITSAILGVGSAKRFSAVRWSLAGRIIITWVITIPIAALLSGLIFKILF, encoded by the coding sequence ATGGATACAAGTTTACTGGTATTGGGTATTGTTATTTTTCTTGCTCTGGCATTTGATTTTATTAATGGGTTTCATGATACGGCGAACGCGATTGCAACTTCGGTATCGACCCGTGCATTGACCCCGCGACGTGCGATTATTATGGCTGCGGTCATGAACTTTCTCGGGGCAATATTGTTTACAGGGGTTGCGAAGACGATTGGTGGAAGTGTGGCTGATCCAACCAAGCTTACGAATGGAATTGATATCGTCATTGCGACGCTGATCGCTGCGATTATCTGGAACCTCTTAACCTGGTGGTTCGGTATTCCTTCATCCTCTTCTCATGCATTGATTGGTGCATTGGCTGGAGCGGTGTATGTAGGTGCAGGATCGGAAAAATTAAACTGGAGCGGCTTCATCGGGATTGTCGAAGGACTTATTTTCTCCCCGTTGATTGCTTTTGTTGTCGGTTACATCGTGATGATGATTTTAAAATACATCTTCGCTCATCGTAGTCCGCATACGGTGAACAAAGGGTTCCGTACAATGCAGGTCATTACAGCAGCGCTTCAGTCGTTCACGCATGGTACGAATGATGCTCAAAAGGCGATGGGGATTATTACATTCGCACTCGTTTCGTCGGGGTATCAGGACCATTTGGAAGTACCCATGTGGGTAAAAATTTCAGCCGCAACAGCCATGGCGCTAGGTACATCTATCGGGGGCTGGAAAATCATCAAGACGATGGGAACCAAGATTTTTAAAATCGAGCCAATTAACGGATTTGCAGCCGACATTTCGGGAGCCTCTGTTATTTTCACAGCTACATTGCTTCATTTGCCCGTAAGTACCACTCATGCCATTACTTCGGCTATTTTGGGTGTGGGTTCTGCGAAGCGTTTTTCCGCTGTGCGTTGGTCGCTGGCCGGTCGAATTATTATTACTTGGGTGATAACGATACCGATTGCTGCGCTGTTATCTGGATTGATTTTCAAAATTCTTTTCTAG